From the Hevea brasiliensis isolate MT/VB/25A 57/8 chromosome 15, ASM3005281v1, whole genome shotgun sequence genome, one window contains:
- the LOC131173791 gene encoding uncharacterized protein LOC131173791 isoform X3: protein MDEREVLPPNADLTRAAAAAASAPHGIEVAVEFKPVEHPIEPLDSDQPILCPQPEPSILNDGRLWKERVSATVRRRADLPVMKEDGALESETAGTKTRPIQSNRLILPSISAPEHNLLKLLEECSASGI from the exons GATGAGAGGGAAGTATTGCCCCCAAATGCAGACCTTACCAGGGCAGCCGCTGCCGCTGCTTCTGCTCCTCATGGGATTGAAGTAGCAGTAGAGTTTAAGCCAGTTGAGCACCCAATTGAGCCTCTCGACAGCGATCAACCAATTCTTTGCCCACAACCTGAACCTTCAATTCTTAAC GATGGAAGACTATGGAAAGAGAGAGTATCGGCAACTGTGAGGAGGAGGGCTGACTTGCCTGTTATGAAAGAAGATGGGGCGCTTGAATCTGAAACTGCAGGGACAAAGACGCGGCCAATTCAGTCCAATAGATTGATTCTACCATCCATCAGTGCTCCTGAACATAACTTGCTTAAACTACTTGAAGAATGTAGTGCATCTGGGATCTAA